Proteins encoded within one genomic window of Humulus lupulus chromosome 1, drHumLupu1.1, whole genome shotgun sequence:
- the LOC133798396 gene encoding mitochondrial import receptor subunit TOM6 homolog, producing the protein MFPGMFMRKPDKAVALKQLKTHVLMFGSWVAVIRVTPYILHYLYGEKDELTLEL; encoded by the coding sequence ATGTTTCCAGGAATGTTTATGAGGAAGCCTGATAAGGCTGTGGCTCTGAAGCAGCTTAAGACCCACGTCCTCATGTTCGGATCATGGGTCGCCGTCATCCGAGTCACCCCTTACATTCTTCACTACCTATACGGAGAAAAAGATGAGCTCACACTCGAACTTTAA